A genome region from Labilibaculum antarcticum includes the following:
- a CDS encoding hybrid sensor histidine kinase/response regulator transcription factor, which translates to MLRVFTWGLILILFLTGFKASNWRHNQIGSIEGLSNSAVTSSYLDSKGYMWFGTWDGLNRFDGSNIKVFKPNTFRKNTINNNIIRSILEDRFNNLWIVTEAGLNTYDYVQNTFTSYLDNIDCIEYREESYRASLDADSVIWCSKYNYGICKFDYEKKQFSAPIQISNQEDITKKTVGFAFTSNEQLWCLSEEGNAYELEHRDTWEITKTIHLSSKYQFDSDKNWFYSYHNKLFLFVSLNNGGLLSINLEDGTIQEIKSHLTPFAVTSLSTSLSGEFLWGGTDEGKVFKLDLAEQSHISPLEISENKKVKIWSITQTKPDLLWIGTDGDGVHKYITEGNFFESIKKGNLSEGKLNHSIVRATHEDESGNLWVGTRGNGLNFIPVTEAPTKVFDTQNGLSNNAVLSLGNDSYKNIWIGVDGEGIDMFESKTGKILHFPDDFKNTSGIKLGSVYSICLDTFNDLWIGTSGYGLFRLNIERKKDGKYQVSNFSHYKSNPLNKNGLNSNIIYSIVEGEPNILWIGTRGGGLYRLNTISEKFEAFRSSSNNLKSLINDDVLSLCKSNNETLWIGTSGGLDRLNLSTFPYQFTHYTEQNGLPNNTIHAIQTDQNDNIWVSTNNGLTKLDYKGNQIRSYFYSDGLQSNEFTDGASCFGTLTGKLYFGGVNGLTYFDPNKVTDTEYFPRLAITRFSVFNETQKEKNPIPFYIDMSDSLHLNYNQNFFKFEFTTLNFHNKQKCMYAFKLENFNNDYTLIKKEGEATYTNVPPGDYIFKVKCTNEDAIWNPETREIKLTIHPPFWKTTWAYFSYVIITFMAIFLFIFFLLRRTKMRNKLAIERLEIQKTKEINNYKFQFFTNIAHEFRTPLTLIMAPAAQLMDLHPNDKEISPYVKSIYNNSTRLLHLIRELIDFRKVETGHFKLRVQNYDLTDFTRTITEAFTQYALEKEIQLKLIDNSKDIIGWFDNNILEKILLNLISNALKYTPQKGSVSIELIHQQKNAIIKITDNGIGIPTKYQDKIFDRFFQNANSLPKEKRFSESAGVGLSLTKSLIELHKGSIQLESKPNIGSCFTISIPISKSQYSDSEKQTEIVIDESRIKDRAIEEIMGLEVVSFSNKATETSADESKKHNILVVDDNEQLRNLIYDILHQDYSVLLAKNGIEALDKINSNDVSVIVSDIIMPEMDGLELCNTIKEDINTCHIPVILLTAKGELEHRIQGIESGADSYIPKPFDPRHLKVRIRKLIEMRNQVRDAFQSVQTVSVKDVSGLYKRDVKFVDNLQKFVDDNLDKTELNADLLADQLAMSKTQLYRKIKAVTGFTPHGFIRNFRLKKAASLLLESSYTVSEIIYETGFNNRTYFYRCFKELYGESPTDYKKNILNDTNKENT; encoded by the coding sequence ATGCTAAGGGTTTTTACTTGGGGATTAATACTGATTCTATTTCTTACTGGTTTTAAAGCCAGCAACTGGAGGCACAATCAAATAGGAAGTATTGAAGGACTATCCAATAGTGCCGTAACTTCATCTTATCTGGATTCGAAAGGATACATGTGGTTTGGAACATGGGATGGATTAAATCGATTCGATGGAAGCAATATAAAAGTATTCAAACCCAATACCTTTCGCAAAAATACAATCAACAACAATATCATCAGAAGTATTCTCGAAGATCGATTCAATAATTTATGGATCGTTACTGAAGCCGGCCTCAACACCTATGATTACGTGCAAAATACGTTTACTTCCTATCTTGATAATATTGATTGTATAGAATATCGGGAAGAAAGCTATCGGGCCAGTCTCGATGCCGACTCGGTGATTTGGTGCAGTAAATACAATTATGGCATCTGTAAATTTGACTACGAGAAGAAACAATTCTCTGCCCCCATTCAAATTTCTAATCAGGAAGATATTACCAAAAAAACAGTTGGTTTTGCATTTACATCCAATGAACAACTATGGTGCTTATCAGAAGAAGGAAATGCCTATGAATTGGAACACAGAGACACATGGGAAATCACAAAAACAATTCATTTAAGCAGTAAATACCAATTCGATTCTGATAAAAACTGGTTTTACAGCTACCACAACAAACTCTTTCTTTTTGTGAGCTTAAACAACGGAGGACTTCTATCTATTAATCTAGAAGACGGAACAATTCAAGAAATTAAGTCACATCTCACTCCCTTTGCTGTCACCTCTCTATCGACAAGCTTAAGTGGTGAATTTTTATGGGGTGGTACCGATGAAGGCAAAGTATTCAAATTGGATCTGGCCGAACAAAGCCATATATCACCATTGGAAATATCTGAAAACAAAAAAGTTAAGATTTGGTCGATTACTCAAACGAAACCAGATCTATTGTGGATTGGTACCGACGGAGATGGAGTTCACAAATATATCACAGAGGGAAATTTCTTTGAATCGATAAAAAAAGGGAACCTTTCGGAAGGTAAATTAAACCATAGTATTGTTAGAGCTACACATGAAGATGAAAGCGGAAATTTATGGGTTGGAACCCGGGGAAATGGATTAAATTTTATTCCAGTAACTGAAGCTCCTACAAAAGTTTTCGATACCCAAAACGGACTTTCGAACAATGCCGTGTTGTCCTTAGGCAATGATTCTTACAAAAATATCTGGATTGGTGTTGATGGTGAAGGAATTGACATGTTTGAATCCAAAACTGGAAAGATTTTACACTTTCCAGATGATTTTAAAAATACGTCAGGCATTAAATTAGGATCTGTTTATTCCATTTGCCTGGATACCTTTAACGATTTATGGATAGGCACGAGTGGTTATGGTTTGTTTCGTTTGAATATTGAACGAAAAAAGGATGGAAAATACCAAGTATCCAATTTTAGTCACTATAAAAGTAATCCTCTCAATAAAAACGGACTAAACAGCAATATAATCTATTCCATAGTAGAGGGAGAACCCAATATCCTTTGGATTGGTACTCGTGGTGGTGGCCTTTACCGCTTAAATACAATTTCAGAAAAATTCGAGGCTTTCAGAAGCAGCTCAAATAATCTTAAATCCTTAATAAACGACGATGTTTTAAGCCTGTGCAAATCGAATAATGAGACCCTGTGGATTGGCACCAGCGGAGGACTTGACAGATTAAACCTATCCACTTTTCCTTATCAGTTTACTCACTACACAGAACAAAATGGATTGCCAAACAATACAATCCACGCGATTCAAACAGATCAAAACGATAATATTTGGGTAAGCACAAATAATGGATTGACAAAACTAGACTACAAGGGCAATCAAATACGCAGCTATTTTTATTCAGATGGATTGCAAAGCAATGAATTTACTGATGGGGCATCGTGTTTTGGCACATTAACAGGGAAATTATATTTTGGTGGTGTAAACGGCCTTACTTATTTTGATCCGAATAAAGTTACGGATACAGAATATTTCCCAAGGCTCGCCATTACAAGGTTTTCTGTATTTAATGAAACGCAGAAAGAGAAGAATCCTATTCCCTTCTACATCGACATGTCGGATTCATTACACTTAAACTACAACCAAAACTTTTTTAAATTTGAATTTACCACACTAAACTTCCATAACAAACAAAAGTGCATGTATGCCTTTAAGCTGGAAAATTTCAATAATGATTATACCTTAATTAAAAAAGAAGGTGAAGCAACTTACACCAATGTTCCACCTGGAGATTATATATTCAAAGTTAAATGTACAAATGAAGATGCTATTTGGAACCCAGAGACCCGTGAAATAAAACTGACAATTCATCCTCCTTTCTGGAAAACAACATGGGCCTATTTTTCCTATGTCATCATTACATTTATGGCTATATTTTTATTCATCTTTTTTCTTCTTCGCAGAACAAAAATGAGGAATAAATTAGCAATTGAGAGGTTGGAAATTCAAAAAACCAAAGAAATAAACAATTACAAATTTCAATTCTTTACTAATATTGCTCATGAATTTAGAACTCCCCTTACCTTAATTATGGCACCTGCAGCTCAACTTATGGATCTGCACCCAAACGACAAAGAAATTTCTCCTTACGTAAAATCCATTTACAACAACTCAACTCGTTTATTGCATCTTATTCGTGAATTGATCGATTTTAGGAAAGTGGAAACCGGCCATTTTAAATTGCGAGTTCAAAATTACGACCTTACTGATTTCACAAGAACAATTACTGAGGCATTTACTCAATATGCTCTCGAAAAAGAAATTCAGTTAAAATTGATCGACAACTCAAAAGATATCATTGGCTGGTTCGATAATAATATTCTGGAAAAGATATTACTGAACCTTATTTCAAACGCATTAAAATATACACCACAAAAAGGAAGTGTTAGTATCGAATTAATACATCAACAAAAAAATGCAATCATAAAAATAACAGATAACGGAATTGGAATCCCAACAAAATATCAGGATAAAATATTTGACCGGTTCTTTCAAAATGCAAACTCTTTACCTAAAGAAAAAAGATTTTCAGAAAGTGCCGGAGTTGGATTGTCATTAACCAAAAGCCTGATTGAACTTCACAAAGGAAGTATTCAATTGGAGAGCAAGCCCAATATTGGCAGTTGCTTTACAATTTCAATTCCCATCTCGAAAAGTCAATACTCAGACAGCGAAAAACAAACTGAAATTGTAATTGATGAGAGTAGAATAAAAGATAGAGCGATTGAAGAGATAATGGGGTTGGAAGTGGTCTCATTTTCAAACAAAGCAACTGAAACTTCTGCGGACGAAAGCAAGAAACACAATATTCTGGTTGTAGATGATAATGAACAGCTTCGAAATTTAATCTACGACATTTTGCATCAGGACTATTCTGTTTTACTGGCAAAAAATGGCATTGAAGCACTTGATAAAATAAATTCCAATGATGTTTCGGTTATTGTTAGTGACATTATTATGCCGGAAATGGATGGACTGGAATTATGCAACACGATTAAAGAGGACATTAATACCTGTCATATTCCGGTTATTTTATTGACTGCAAAAGGAGAACTGGAACATCGAATTCAAGGAATAGAATCGGGTGCGGACAGTTATATTCCAAAACCATTTGATCCCCGCCATCTTAAGGTTCGGATTCGAAAATTAATTGAAATGCGAAATCAGGTTCGAGATGCTTTTCAATCGGTTCAAACTGTTTCGGTAAAAGATGTTTCGGGACTATACAAACGAGATGTGAAATTTGTGGATAATTTGCAAAAATTTGTGGACGATAACCTTGATAAAACCGAATTAAACGCCGACCTATTGGCTGATCAACTTGCCATGAGTAAAACCCAATTATACCGCAAGATTAAAGCTGTTACAGGATTCACTCCTCATGGATTCATTCGTAATTTCCGATTAAAGAAAGCGGCATCTCTTCTCCTGGAATCTTCTTACACTGTCTCGGAGATAATCTATGAAACAGGATTTAATAACCGAACCTATTTTTACAGATGTTTTAAAGAACTTTATGGTGAATCGCCTACCGATTACAAGAAAAATATCCTCAACGATACCAATAAGGAAAACACCTGA